The genomic segment TATCCATGTCCCTCGTGATCTTATcctgcccctcagatttctacgCCCCAAATAAAATAAGCCCCAGCCTATCTAACCTCTCCCATAAACACAAGGCCGCAAGGACAAGGACTGTCCGGATGACACCCTCCTGCACCCTTTGCAAAATATTCACACCCTTGAAGAaggggtgtgtttgtgtgtgtccttCGGGTGCTGATATGATTTATTTGCAGAGTACAAATGGTGCCATGGTTGTATTCTGAGTCGTTGCATGTATGCTGTTATTCCAGCAGATGAATTAgactgcatgtgtgtgcatggaaACGCGAGCGTTGGTCACAGTCACCTTGAACCCGGTCGGGCACCAGTCCACGAACTGGATGGAGCGCTTTGTCTTGATGGTGGCGATGGAGGCATTGACGTCCTTGggcaccacgtccccgcggtacaGCATACAGCACGCCATGTACTTCCCCTGGCGAGGGTCGCACTTCACCAACTGGTTGGCCGGCTCGAAGCAGGCGTTGGTCAATTGGGAGACGGACAGTTCCTCGTGGTAAGCCTTCTCTGCAGAAATAATGGGAGCGTAGGTGACGAGCGGGAAGTGGATGCGCGGGTAGGGAACTAGGTTGGTTTGGAACTCAGTCAGGTCCACGTTGAGAGCGCCGTCGAAGCGCAGCGAGGCGGTGATAGACGACACTAACTGTGCCATCAGGCGATTGAGGTTGGTGTAGGTGGGGCGCTCGATGTCCAGGTTCCGCCGACACACGTCGTAAATGGCCTCGTTGTCCATCATGAAGGCGCAGTCGGAGTGCTCCAGGGTGCAGTGGGTGACCAGCACCGCGTTGTAGGGCTCGACCACTGCGGTGGAGATCTGCGGCGACGGGTAGACGGAAAACTCCAGCTTGGATTTCTTGCCGTAGTCGACGGAGAGTCTCTccatgaggagggaggtgaagcccGAGCCGGTGCCGCCCCCGAAACTGTGGAAGATGAGGAACCCCTGCAGTCCGGTGCAGAGATCGGCCTGAGGGTGGAGAAGGGACAAAAGCTCAATTCTGTGCCAACGTTTAAAGGGAAGGAGCGACACGAGAGGGTCATGGTGCTCTCTACAGCCGGCGCAGAGCGAGATGGTTCGGTGAGTATCTCAGTGATAAATAGAGCGGTGACAATGAGTATTTGGGAACATCGTGGCCGCAGCACTCGCGAATGGGCCGGTGCAACCGGATACATTGGCGCTGTAAGCACGCGGAGCGGCAGTCGGTAATTTGCAGTCGCTGAGCAACCTACCAGCTTCCGGATTCGATCCAGGACCAGGTCCACGATCTCCTTGCCGATGGAGCAGTGGCCCCGGGCGTAGTTATTGGCCGCGTCCTCCTTGCCGGTGATGAGCTGCTCGGGGTGGAAGAGCTGGCGGTAGGTGCCGGTCCGCACCTCATCTGTAGGGCGGTATAGAGAGAGAATAAACCATTGCCACACACTTCACCCTCCCCGGAAGGGAAGGACTTAAGAGAACGGCCAACATTCTCTGCACCTCCCAACTTACCGATCACCGTGGGCTCCAAGTAGATGAACACGGCCCTTGGTACGTGCTTGCCCGCACCCGTCTCGCTGAAGAAGGTGTTGAACGAATCGTCGCCGCCTCCGATGGTCGAGTCGCTGGGCATCTGTCCATCCGGTTGGATCCCGTGCTCCAGGCAATACAACTCCCAGCAAGCGTTGCCAACCTGGACGCCAGCCTGGCCGATGTGGATTGAAAGACACTCGCGCTGTTGGCGAGGGGAAACAGGCGGTGAGATGTTAGGGCGAGGGGTGAGCGTTGGTAATTTCTCGTTTACTGCTGCGGGCCGCGTGATTTCCATAATTCCTATTGATCACCACTTGGACTTATTCATAGCCAGTTTGGCCCTGATCGCTCACCGTCCCCCGCCCAATATGACcaccttctcagttccacccaacatTGTAATTCGCAGACTCTCCACGCTGCCTTCGCCGAATGTAACCCTCAAATTCCTCGAAATTGCATTCATCATTTCCCTGCCCAATATTACCCTgcgccctccctccccccgtcGCCGTCTCATTCCCGCTCTCAGTTCCCAGTTACCCACTACGTTCCCATTCCCCGGGTGCGCTCTCCCCTTCCCGTGTCCGGTGTCTGTAGACAATCGCTTCCCTCCCCCGTGGATCCCTCGCCCGGGGGGAACACGCGCGTCCCGCGGACATTCTCCCGCGCGCTGACCATGTTGCTCCGCTCGCGTGGTTCTCGAGACTGTGACGCAATGCGGCGCCGCTCCGGTATTTATACGGCCCCCGGGGATAGAACGGTGGCGTTGGCCAAACGCGCGCCGATTGGGCAATGAGAACAATGACCTTGGTTGCCACAGGAAACAAACATAGAAGGTTCCAAGGCGCTCGTTGATGAATAATCCACAGTGTGTGACGTAGAACAATGGACCTTCAGTGACGCAATCCATT from the Amblyraja radiata isolate CabotCenter1 chromosome 16, sAmbRad1.1.pri, whole genome shotgun sequence genome contains:
- the LOC116982190 gene encoding tubulin alpha chain-like; translation: MPSDSTIGGGDDSFNTFFSETGAGKHVPRAVFIYLEPTVIDEVRTGTYRQLFHPEQLITGKEDAANNYARGHCSIGKEIVDLVLDRIRKLADLCTGLQGFLIFHSFGGGTGSGFTSLLMERLSVDYGKKSKLEFSVYPSPQISTAVVEPYNAVLVTHCTLEHSDCAFMMDNEAIYDVCRRNLDIERPTYTNLNRLMAQLVSSITASLRFDGALNVDLTEFQTNLVPYPRIHFPLVTYAPIISAEKAYHEELSVSQLTNACFEPANQLVKCDPRQGKYMACCMLYRGDVVPKDVNASIATIKTKRSIQFVDWCPTGFKVGINHQPPTVVPGGDLAKVQRALCMLSNTTAISMAWTRLNLKFDKMYAKRAFVHWYVGEGLEEGEFQDAREDMASLERDYHEVAVDSADLERRGEEEE